The Octopus sinensis linkage group LG19, ASM634580v1, whole genome shotgun sequence genome contains a region encoding:
- the LOC115221974 gene encoding store-operated calcium entry-associated regulatory factor — MTEIKRLPALTLILLVLIYGQEIEGRKVLLQDINVITLNRGQMTTARRSSPVAQLKCTGGSAGCRSVIPQTVQCYNRGWDGYDIQWECKTDMDKRYRFGQIVVSCEGYEYADDPYILAGSCGLEYDIDYVNQKGSGSYFNHYSSKHESGFGFGSIFTFLFVIMIIFFVYRTCFATPTNPSSFPGGAQSGSTPSAPPPPYGFRSDYCSGQDAPPPYSSTSHSNTGQQPGFFSGLASGAFLGYLFGNRGGYRSNSYYNDGYQRDWFGSPTGYHSGPSSSFSSSETRTASGFGGTKRR; from the coding sequence ATGACAGAAATCAAGAGACTTCCCGCACTTACACTTATTTTACTGGTTTTGATTTATGGCCAAGAAATCGAAGGAAGGAAAGTCCTGTTGCAGGACATCAACGTGATCACTCTAAATCGTGGACAGATGACGACCGCGAGGAGGTCTTCCCCAGTCGCTCAGTTGAAATGCACTGGCGGATCAGCAGGATGTCGGTCCGTCATTCCACAGACCGTCCAGTGTTACAACAGAGGTTGGGACGGCTACGATATCCAGTGGGAATGTAAAACGGACATGGACAAAAGGTATCGCTTCGGACAGATCGTTGTCTCGTGCGAAGGTTACGAGTATGCTGACGACCCTTACATCCTGGCTGGCTCTTGCGGTCTGGAATACGACATTGACTACGTAAACCAGAAAGGCTCAGGCAGTTACTTCAACCATTACTCGTCGAAACACGAATCGGGTTTTGGGTTCGGCTCAATTTTCACTTTCCtgtttgttattatgattatcttCTTCGTGTATCGTACTTGTTTTGCAACACCTACCAATCCATCATCGTTTCCCGGAGGCGCACAAAGCGGGTCAACTCCAAGTGCCCCTCCACCGCCATACGGTTTCAGATCCGATTACTGCTCAGGCCAGGATGCTCCACCTCCGTACAGCTCCACATCTCACAGTAATACCGGACAACAGCCTGGATTTTTCAGTGGTCTAGCTTCTGGTGCATTTCTCGGCTACCTTTTTGGAAACAGAGGTGGTTACCGCTCGAACTCTTATTACAATGATGGGTATCAAAGAGACTGGTTTGGGTCACCAACAGGTTATCATTCTGGCCCCTCAAGTAGCTTCAGCAGCTCCGAAACTCGAACAGCCTCTGGATTTGGTGGAACTAAACGCCGTTAA